The following are encoded together in the Culex pipiens pallens isolate TS chromosome 1, TS_CPP_V2, whole genome shotgun sequence genome:
- the LOC120422071 gene encoding general odorant-binding protein 45-like, translating to MRVLLVLLIACGVTQGSDHNAAFKSVRRAEFECGRYLGSDHDCAAYCEQLVLRSWNDEYGVLQARYGRHYRPNCDDYDYYNRTVDCIQRGTGPRDDFCCRSSVSKRCYLENYGHLEPTAPQILHMPKLRLRSNLEQCAQILKISEEELADYRAVLFQYPPKARCLLRCLLIREGLYSDQTGPDAHRTYIQCGGYGDTEEIFQRELRDCVASIWARYRDPCERAAHVVFECIPRDTSPNSLGTVVDDDPVTTTTKRPSTTTTTRRPRSG from the coding sequence ATGCGGGTATTGTTGGTTTTGTTGATAGCCTGCGGGGTTACCCAAGGGTCTGACCACAATGCCGCGTTCAAGAGTGTCCGACGGGCGGAGTTTGAGTGCGGGCGGTATCTGGGGTCGGACCATGATTGCGCAGCCTACTGCGAGCAGCTGGTTCTGCGCAGTTGGAACGACGAGTACGGGGTTTTGCAGGCCCGTTACGGACGCCATTACCGACCGAACTGTGACGATTACGATTACTACAACCGGACCGTGGACTGCATTCAGCGGGGAACGGGTCCGCGGGACGACTTCTGCTGTCGATCTTCCGTCTCGAAGAGATGTTACTTGGAGAACTACGGTCACCTGGAGCCGACAGCTCCGCAAATCCTGCACATGCCGAAGCTCCGCTTGCGGAGCAACCTCGAGCAGTGCGCCCAGATCTTGAAGATATCCGAGGAGGAACTCGCGGACTACCGGGCCGTCCTCTTCCAGTATCCTCCGAAGGCTCGCTGCCTGCTCCGGTGTCTGCTGATCCGGGAGGGTCTGTACTCGGACCAGACTGGTCCGGACGCGCACCGGACGTACATCCAGTGCGGCGGTTACGGCGACACGGAGGAAATCTTCCAGCGCGAGTTACGGGACTGCGTGGCCAGCATCTGGGCTCGGTACCGGGATCCTTGTGAGCGGGCTGCCCACGTCGTGTTCGAGTGCATTCCCCGGGACACCTCGCCGAATTCGCTGGGAACCGTCGTAGACGATGATCCggttacgacgacgacgaagcgaCCCAGCACTACGACCACGACAAGAAGACCACGAAGCGGTTAA